The Flavobacteriales bacterium genome includes the window AACAAACTCTTGTCGTGTACACTTCCTCGTTAGAACGGATGAAGATGGAATAAATCCCATTTTCAAAATTAGATAAGTCGATAGTAGTGAGTTCTGAATTATTTGGTAATTCCTTACGTGTTACAACTCTTCCCAAAGCATCTACAACAGTAAGTATAGAATTGGCATCGGATGCATATTCGAGATG containing:
- a CDS encoding T9SS type A sorting domain-containing protein, encoding HLEYASDANSILTVVDALGRVVTRKELPNNSELTTIDLSNFENGIYSIFIRSNEEVYTTRVCLSH